In Streptomyces sp. NBC_00569, a single genomic region encodes these proteins:
- a CDS encoding MFS transporter, whose translation MNSAAASPLRPRRPAWAGRNYSLLALAAFVTTLGSNGALIASAFAVLETGGDGGDVGLVAASRTLTLVLFLLVGGAVADRLPRHHVMVAANGLNFLSQGAFALLVLTGRPELWQMMLLSALGGTGQAFFNPAAEGMLMSSVDREQASRAFALFRMAMSGAAVGGAALGGAMVAAVGPGWVLAVDAVAFAVAGALRSFLDVSHIAPREPGGGLLADMRDGWQEFISRPWLWGIVAQFSVVVAVVGAADAVFGPLVARDSLGGPGPWGLALGAFGVGTVAGAFLMMRWKPRRLLLAGTLCVFPLALPSAALAVPVPLAVLVCVMFVSGVTIEVFSVSWMTALHQEIPEDKLSRVSAYDWFGSVAMVPVATALAGPAEAAFGLTPALWGCAALVVVATGAVLFVPEVRRLTRRPDTSGQPAPELVSADAEGAAGRLG comes from the coding sequence GTGAACTCTGCCGCCGCCTCCCCGCTCAGACCCCGCCGACCCGCCTGGGCGGGCCGCAATTACAGCCTGCTGGCTCTGGCGGCGTTCGTGACGACCCTCGGCAGCAACGGCGCGCTGATCGCGTCCGCGTTCGCGGTGCTCGAGACGGGGGGCGACGGCGGGGACGTCGGCCTCGTCGCCGCGTCACGCACCCTGACGCTCGTGCTGTTCCTGCTCGTCGGCGGAGCCGTCGCCGACCGGCTGCCGCGCCACCACGTGATGGTCGCGGCCAACGGGCTCAACTTCCTCTCCCAGGGCGCCTTCGCGCTGCTAGTCCTGACCGGCAGGCCCGAGCTGTGGCAGATGATGCTGCTCAGCGCGCTGGGCGGCACCGGGCAGGCCTTCTTCAACCCCGCCGCCGAAGGCATGCTGATGTCGTCGGTGGACCGGGAGCAGGCGAGCCGCGCCTTCGCCCTCTTCCGGATGGCGATGTCGGGCGCGGCCGTGGGCGGCGCGGCGCTCGGCGGCGCGATGGTCGCGGCCGTCGGGCCCGGCTGGGTGCTCGCCGTGGACGCGGTCGCGTTCGCCGTCGCGGGCGCCCTGCGCTCGTTCCTCGACGTCAGCCATATCGCGCCGCGCGAGCCCGGCGGAGGCCTCCTCGCCGATATGCGGGACGGCTGGCAGGAGTTCATCAGCCGGCCGTGGCTGTGGGGCATCGTCGCGCAGTTCTCCGTCGTGGTCGCGGTGGTCGGCGCCGCCGACGCGGTCTTCGGCCCGCTGGTCGCGCGCGACTCCCTCGGCGGACCCGGGCCCTGGGGACTCGCGCTCGGCGCGTTCGGCGTCGGGACCGTCGCCGGGGCGTTTCTGATGATGCGGTGGAAGCCGCGGCGGCTGCTGCTCGCCGGAACCCTGTGCGTGTTCCCGCTGGCGCTGCCCTCGGCGGCGCTCGCGGTACCGGTGCCTCTTGCCGTGCTGGTCTGCGTGATGTTCGTGAGCGGCGTGACGATCGAAGTGTTCAGCGTCTCGTGGATGACGGCGCTGCACCAGGAGATCCCGGAGGACAAGCTGTCCCGGGTCTCCGCGTACGACTGGTTCGGCTCCGTCGCGATGGTGCCGGTCGCCACCGCGCTCGCGGGCCCCGCGGAGGCCGCCTTCGGCCTGACCCCCGCGCTGTGGGGCTGCGCGGCACTCGTCGTCGTCGCGACGGGCGCGGTCCTGTTCGTGCCGGAGGTACGCCGGCTGACGCGCCGCCCCGACACCTCCGGGCAGCCTGCGCCCGAGCTCGTCTCAGCCGATGCCGAAGGAGCCGCCGGGCGGCTCGGGTGA
- a CDS encoding gamma carbonic anhydrase family protein: MGQQALITGIGGKDPDLDQEAFAAPTSVVIGEVTLHAGASVWYGAVLRADCGPIVLGADSNIQDNCTVHVDPGFPVTVGERVSVGHNAVLHGCTVEDDCLVGMGATVLNGAVIGAGSLVAAQALVPQGMQVPPGSLVAGVPAKVKRPLTDEERAGITLNGTLYVELAKAHRAAHADD; this comes from the coding sequence ATGGGCCAGCAGGCACTCATCACCGGGATCGGCGGCAAGGACCCGGACCTCGACCAGGAGGCGTTCGCCGCGCCGACCTCGGTCGTGATCGGCGAGGTCACCCTGCACGCCGGGGCGAGTGTCTGGTACGGCGCGGTGCTGCGCGCGGACTGCGGCCCGATCGTGCTCGGCGCCGACAGCAACATCCAGGACAACTGCACCGTGCACGTCGACCCCGGCTTCCCGGTGACGGTCGGCGAGCGGGTCTCCGTGGGACACAACGCGGTCCTGCACGGCTGCACCGTCGAGGACGACTGCCTCGTGGGCATGGGCGCCACGGTTCTCAACGGCGCGGTGATCGGAGCCGGTTCCCTGGTCGCCGCCCAGGCGCTCGTCCCGCAGGGGATGCAGGTCCCGCCGGGCTCACTCGTCGCCGGGGTCCCCGCCAAGGTGAAGCGGCCGCTGACCGACGAGGAGCGTGCGGGCATCACCCTGAACGGCACGCTCTACGTGGAACTGGCGAAGGCACACCGCGCGGCGCACGCGGACGACTGA
- a CDS encoding DedA family protein produces MHVQEWLDTVPAVAIYALVAGVIGLESLGIPLPGEIVLVSAALLSSQQGDVDPIILGACASAGAVVGDSIGYAIGRKGGRPLLAWLGNKFPRHFGEAHVATAERSFEKWGMWAVFFGRFVALLRIFAGPLAGVLHMPYWKFLIANFLGGVIWAGGTTAVIYYIGVVAEDWLKRFSYFGLAAAVLIGLASMLIVRRKAKKTAAAAEEQPVPAAE; encoded by the coding sequence TTGCACGTCCAGGAATGGCTCGACACGGTACCGGCGGTCGCCATCTACGCCCTGGTGGCCGGGGTCATCGGGCTCGAAAGCCTGGGCATCCCGCTGCCGGGGGAGATCGTCCTGGTCTCGGCGGCGCTGCTGTCGTCCCAGCAGGGTGACGTCGACCCGATCATCCTCGGGGCCTGCGCCAGCGCGGGAGCCGTCGTCGGCGACTCCATCGGATACGCCATCGGCCGCAAGGGCGGACGCCCCCTGCTGGCCTGGCTCGGCAACAAGTTCCCACGCCACTTCGGCGAGGCCCATGTCGCGACCGCCGAGCGCTCCTTCGAGAAGTGGGGCATGTGGGCGGTCTTCTTCGGCCGCTTCGTCGCCCTGCTGCGCATCTTCGCGGGCCCGCTCGCGGGCGTGCTGCACATGCCGTACTGGAAGTTCCTCATCGCGAACTTCCTCGGCGGGGTCATCTGGGCCGGCGGCACGACCGCCGTCATCTACTACATCGGCGTGGTCGCCGAGGACTGGCTCAAGCGGTTCTCGTACTTCGGGCTCGCCGCGGCCGTGCTGATCGGCCTGGCGTCCATGCTGATCGTCAGGCGCAAGGCGAAGAAGACGGCGGCGGCGGCCGAGGAACAGCCGGTCCCGGCCGCCGAGTGA
- a CDS encoding spermidine synthase codes for MDEPIPVTRTVDHGTAKLMPDVDRRRAWLLTVDGAPQSYVDLDAPEHLEFEYARRLGHVLDCAGEPGEPLDVLHLGGGALTLPRYAAATRPGSRQDVVEADRGLLALVAEHLPVPDGAGITVHGADARTWLESADADSADVLVADVFGGSRVPAHLTTVAYAEAAERVLRPTGVYAANLADGTPFAFLRSQLATFSTVFEHLALIAEPAVLRGRRFGNTVLVASHEELDITALARRAAADAFPARVEHGAQLRRFTGGAKPVRDEEAVPSPEPPGGSFGIG; via the coding sequence GTGGACGAGCCGATACCCGTGACCAGGACCGTCGATCACGGCACCGCCAAGCTGATGCCCGACGTGGACCGGCGCAGGGCCTGGCTGCTCACGGTCGACGGGGCGCCGCAGTCGTACGTCGATCTGGACGCGCCGGAACACCTCGAATTCGAGTACGCGCGCCGGCTCGGGCATGTCCTCGACTGTGCGGGCGAGCCCGGAGAGCCGCTCGACGTGCTGCATCTCGGCGGTGGCGCGCTGACCCTGCCGCGCTACGCGGCGGCGACGCGGCCCGGCTCGCGTCAGGACGTGGTCGAGGCGGACCGGGGGCTGCTCGCCCTGGTCGCGGAGCACCTGCCCGTCCCCGACGGCGCCGGGATCACCGTGCACGGCGCAGACGCCCGCACCTGGCTGGAGTCGGCCGACGCCGACAGCGCCGACGTCCTCGTGGCGGACGTCTTCGGCGGCTCCCGCGTCCCGGCCCATCTGACCACCGTGGCGTACGCCGAGGCCGCCGAGCGGGTCCTGCGTCCCACGGGCGTCTACGCGGCGAACCTCGCGGACGGCACGCCCTTCGCCTTCCTCCGCTCCCAACTCGCCACGTTCTCAACGGTGTTCGAGCATCTCGCACTGATCGCGGAGCCCGCCGTGCTGCGCGGCAGGCGCTTCGGGAACACGGTCCTCGTGGCCTCCCACGAGGAACTCGACATCACGGCCCTCGCCCGCCGCGCCGCGGCCGACGCGTTCCCGGCCCGCGTCGAGCACGGCGCCCAGCTGCGCCGCTTCACCGGCGGCGCGAAGCCCGTACGGGACGAGGAGGCGGTGCCGTCACCCGAGCCGCCCGGCGGCTCCTTCGGCATCGGCTGA
- a CDS encoding DUF4442 domain-containing protein, translating to MSAEQMSIGEMLAATVPMARTLNLEFLETTPEKAVVALPDQSEYHNHVGGPHAGAMFTLGESASGAIVLAAFGDQLSRAVPLAVRADIAYKKLAMGPVTATATLGRPAADVVAELDAGERPEFPVTVEIQRADGAVTGEMSVVWTLRPNS from the coding sequence ATGAGCGCAGAACAGATGTCGATCGGCGAGATGCTCGCCGCCACCGTGCCGATGGCCCGGACCCTGAACCTCGAATTCCTCGAGACCACCCCGGAGAAGGCCGTCGTGGCCCTGCCGGACCAGAGCGAGTACCACAACCACGTCGGCGGACCGCACGCCGGAGCGATGTTCACGCTCGGCGAGTCCGCCAGCGGTGCGATCGTCCTCGCGGCCTTCGGGGACCAGCTCTCGCGGGCGGTGCCGCTCGCCGTGCGTGCCGACATCGCGTACAAGAAGCTCGCCATGGGCCCTGTCACGGCGACGGCCACGCTCGGCCGCCCGGCCGCCGACGTGGTCGCCGAGCTCGACGCGGGGGAGCGGCCCGAGTTCCCGGTGACCGTCGAGATCCAGCGCGCCGACGGTGCGGTGACCGGGGAAATGAGCGTCGTCTGGACGCTGCGCCCCAACAGCTGA
- a CDS encoding patatin-like phospholipase family protein, with amino-acid sequence MAGRALVLGGGGLSGIGWISGILHGLAEAGADLWDADTVIGTSAGSVVGAQLTSGRLTPAELYERQLAAPVGEIAGHLGAAATLRHARAALSSRTPEDFGRKVGHIALAADTPDEATRRAVIAGRLVSHSWPERPFLVTAVRATTGEFRVLDRGSGVGLVDAVAASCAVPGVWPPVTFADGRWIDGGVRSPANAHLAEGHDRIVVIAPIAAGGGTLESARAQAERLTAGGARVTLITPNRTTRKAMGHNSLDPAHRAPSARAGREQAPAHAAAVAETWG; translated from the coding sequence GTGGCAGGCAGGGCACTCGTACTCGGGGGCGGCGGCCTCTCCGGCATCGGCTGGATCTCCGGAATCCTCCACGGCCTCGCCGAGGCCGGCGCCGACCTGTGGGACGCCGACACCGTGATCGGCACCTCCGCGGGCTCCGTCGTCGGCGCCCAGCTCACCTCCGGCAGACTGACGCCCGCCGAGCTGTACGAGCGCCAACTCGCCGCGCCCGTAGGGGAGATCGCCGGGCACCTGGGCGCCGCCGCCACCCTCCGCCACGCCCGCGCCGCGCTCTCCTCCCGTACGCCGGAGGACTTCGGCCGCAAGGTGGGGCACATCGCGCTGGCCGCCGACACCCCGGACGAGGCGACGCGCCGCGCGGTCATCGCGGGGCGGCTCGTCTCCCACAGCTGGCCCGAACGGCCGTTCCTGGTGACGGCGGTGCGGGCGACGACCGGCGAGTTCCGTGTTCTCGACCGGGGCAGCGGCGTCGGCCTGGTCGACGCCGTCGCGGCCAGCTGCGCCGTGCCGGGCGTCTGGCCGCCGGTCACGTTCGCGGACGGGCGTTGGATCGACGGCGGCGTCCGGTCCCCGGCCAACGCGCACCTCGCCGAAGGCCACGACCGCATCGTGGTCATCGCCCCGATCGCCGCGGGCGGCGGCACTCTCGAATCGGCCCGCGCCCAGGCGGAGCGCCTGACCGCAGGCGGGGCGAGGGTCACCCTCATCACCCCGAACCGCACCACCAGAAAGGCGATGGGCCACAACAGCCTCGACCCGGCACACCGCGCCCCCTCGGCCCGCGCGGGCCGGGAACAGGCTCCGGCGCACGCGGCGGCCGTGGCGGAGACGTGGGGCTGA
- the tuf gene encoding elongation factor Tu gives MPKTAYVRTKPHLNIGTMGHVDHGKTTLTAAITKVLAERGAGTFVPFDRIDRAPEEAARGITINIAHVEYETDTRHYAHVDMPGHADYVKNMVTGAAQLDGAILVVSALDGIMPQTAEHVLLARQVGVDHIVVALNKADAGDEELTDLVELEVRELLSAHGYGGDSVPVVRVSGLKALEGDARWTGAIDALLDAVDTYVPMPERYVDAPFLLPVENVLTITGRGTVVTGAVERGRVRVGDRVEIFGADTDAAATVVTGLETFGKPMEEAQAGDNVALLLRGVPRDAVRRGDVVAAPASVSPSRRFTAQVYVLSAAEGGRTTPVATGYRPQFYLRTADVVGDVDLGESAVARPGDTVTMTVELGRDMPLEAGLGFAIREGGRTVGAGTVSSVG, from the coding sequence ATGCCCAAGACGGCATACGTGCGCACCAAGCCGCACCTCAACATCGGCACCATGGGCCACGTCGACCACGGCAAGACGACCCTCACCGCCGCCATCACCAAGGTCCTCGCCGAGCGCGGCGCCGGCACGTTCGTGCCCTTCGACCGCATCGACCGCGCCCCGGAGGAGGCCGCCCGCGGCATCACCATCAACATCGCGCACGTCGAGTACGAGACCGACACCCGCCACTACGCGCACGTCGACATGCCCGGTCACGCCGACTACGTCAAGAACATGGTCACCGGGGCCGCGCAGCTCGACGGGGCGATCCTCGTGGTCTCCGCGCTGGACGGGATCATGCCGCAGACCGCCGAGCACGTCCTGCTCGCCCGCCAGGTCGGCGTCGACCACATCGTCGTCGCGCTCAACAAGGCGGACGCGGGGGACGAGGAGCTCACCGACCTCGTCGAGCTCGAGGTCCGCGAGCTGCTCTCCGCGCACGGGTACGGCGGCGACTCCGTCCCCGTGGTGCGGGTCTCCGGACTCAAGGCCCTCGAGGGCGACGCCCGTTGGACCGGGGCGATCGACGCGCTGCTCGACGCAGTGGACACGTATGTGCCCATGCCCGAGCGGTACGTGGACGCGCCGTTCCTGTTGCCGGTGGAGAACGTGCTCACCATCACCGGACGCGGCACGGTCGTCACCGGGGCCGTCGAGCGCGGCAGGGTGCGTGTCGGCGACCGCGTCGAGATCTTCGGCGCGGACACCGACGCGGCGGCGACCGTGGTGACCGGCCTGGAGACCTTCGGCAAGCCCATGGAGGAGGCGCAGGCCGGGGACAACGTGGCGCTGCTGCTGCGCGGGGTGCCCCGCGACGCGGTCCGCCGCGGCGACGTCGTCGCGGCACCGGCCAGCGTCAGCCCGAGCCGCCGCTTCACGGCCCAGGTGTACGTCCTCTCGGCGGCCGAGGGGGGCCGGACGACACCGGTCGCCACCGGCTACCGCCCGCAGTTCTACCTGCGGACCGCGGACGTCGTCGGAGACGTCGACCTCGGCGAGAGCGCCGTCGCCCGGCCCGGGGACACCGTCACGATGACGGTCGAGCTCGGCCGCGACATGCCCCTGGAGGCGGGCCTCGGCTTCGCGATCCGCGAGGGCGGGCGCACCGTCGGCGCGGGCACCGTCAGCTCCGTCGGCTGA